In a single window of the Cervus elaphus chromosome 1, mCerEla1.1, whole genome shotgun sequence genome:
- the RAPSN gene encoding 43 kDa receptor-associated protein of the synapse isoform X2 has protein sequence MGQDQTKQQIEKGLQLYQSNHTEKALQVWMKVLEKSPDLVGRFRALGCLVTAHSEMGRYKEMLKIDTARELEDANFLLESYLNLARSNEKLCEFHKTISYCKTCLGLPGTRAAAQLGGQVSLSMGNAFLGLSLFQKALESFEKALRYAHNNDDAMLECRVCCSLGSFYAQVKDYEKALFFPCKAAELVNDYGKGWSLKYRAMSQYHMAVAYRLLGHLGSAMECCEESMKIALQHGDRPLQALCLLCFADIHRSRGDLQTAFPRYDSAMSIMTEIGNRLGQVQVLLGVAKCWVARKALDKALDAIERAQDLAEEVGNKLGQLKLHCLSEGIYRSKGLQRELRAHVVRFHECVEETELYCGLCGESIGEKNSRLQALPCSHIFHLRCLQNNGTRSCPNCRRSSMKPGFV, from the exons ATGGGGCAGGACCAGACGAAGCAGCAGATCGAGAAGGGGCTCCAGCTGTACCAATCTAACCACACGGAGAAGGCGCTGCAGGTGTGGAtgaaggtgctggagaagagccCAGACCTCGTGGGGCGCTTCCGCGCGCTTGGCTGCCTCGTCACAGCCCACTCGGAGATGGGCCGCTACAAGGAGATGCTCAAG ATCGACACCGCCCGGGAGCTGGAGGACGCCAACTTCCTCCTGGAGAGCTACCTGAACCTGGCGCGCAGCAACGAGAAGCTGTGTGAGTTCCACAAGACCATCTCCTACTGCAAGACCTGCCTCGGCCTGCCCGGCACCAGGGCGGCCGCCCAGCTCGGAGGCCAGGTCAGCCTGAGCATGGGCAACGCCTTCCTGGGCCTCAGCCTCTTCCAGAAGGCCCTGGAGAGCTTCGAGAAGGCCCTGCGCTATGCCCACAACAACGACGACGCCATGCTAGAGTGCCGCGTGTGCTGCAGCCTGGGCAGCTTTTACGCTCAGGTCAAG GACTACGAGAAAGCCCTGTTCTTCCCCTGCAAGGCTGCAGAGCTCGTCAACGACTACGGCAAAGGCTGGAGCCTCAAGTACCGGGCCATGAGCCAGTATCACATGGCTGTAGCGTATCGCCTGCTGGGCCACCTGGGCAGCGCCATGGAGTGCTGTGAG GAGTCTATGAAGATCGCGCTGCAGCACGGGGACCGTCCGCTGCAGGCTCTCTGCCTGCTCTGCTTTGCTGACATCCACCGGAGCCGTGGGGACCTGCAG ACGGCCTTCCCCAGGTACGACTCCGCCATGAGCATCATGACCGAGATCGGGAACCGCCTGGGGCAGGTGCAGGTGTTGCTGGGCGTGGCCAAGTGCTGGGTGGCCAGGAAGGCGCTGGACAAG GCTCTGGATGCCATTGAGAGAGCCCAGGACCTGGCtgaggaggtggggaacaag CTGGGCCAGCTGAAGCTGCACTGCCTGAGCGAGGGCATCTACCGCAGCAAAGGGCTGCAGCGGGAGCTGCGTGCCCACGTCGTGCGCTTCCACGAGTGCGTGGAGGAGACCGAGCTCTACTGCGGCCTGTGCGGCGAGTCCATCGGCGAGAAGAACAGCCGTCTGCAGGCCCTGCCCTGCTCCCACATCTTCCACCTCAG GTGCCTGCAGAACAACGGGACCCGAAGCTGCCCCAACTGCCGCCGCTCGTCCATGAAGCCCGGCTTCGTGTGA
- the RAPSN gene encoding 43 kDa receptor-associated protein of the synapse isoform X1, which yields MGQDQTKQQIEKGLQLYQSNHTEKALQVWMKVLEKSPDLVGRFRALGCLVTAHSEMGRYKEMLKFAVVQIDTARELEDANFLLESYLNLARSNEKLCEFHKTISYCKTCLGLPGTRAAAQLGGQVSLSMGNAFLGLSLFQKALESFEKALRYAHNNDDAMLECRVCCSLGSFYAQVKDYEKALFFPCKAAELVNDYGKGWSLKYRAMSQYHMAVAYRLLGHLGSAMECCEESMKIALQHGDRPLQALCLLCFADIHRSRGDLQTAFPRYDSAMSIMTEIGNRLGQVQVLLGVAKCWVARKALDKALDAIERAQDLAEEVGNKLGQLKLHCLSEGIYRSKGLQRELRAHVVRFHECVEETELYCGLCGESIGEKNSRLQALPCSHIFHLRCLQNNGTRSCPNCRRSSMKPGFV from the exons ATGGGGCAGGACCAGACGAAGCAGCAGATCGAGAAGGGGCTCCAGCTGTACCAATCTAACCACACGGAGAAGGCGCTGCAGGTGTGGAtgaaggtgctggagaagagccCAGACCTCGTGGGGCGCTTCCGCGCGCTTGGCTGCCTCGTCACAGCCCACTCGGAGATGGGCCGCTACAAGGAGATGCTCAAG TTTGCTGTGGTCCAGATCGACACCGCCCGGGAGCTGGAGGACGCCAACTTCCTCCTGGAGAGCTACCTGAACCTGGCGCGCAGCAACGAGAAGCTGTGTGAGTTCCACAAGACCATCTCCTACTGCAAGACCTGCCTCGGCCTGCCCGGCACCAGGGCGGCCGCCCAGCTCGGAGGCCAGGTCAGCCTGAGCATGGGCAACGCCTTCCTGGGCCTCAGCCTCTTCCAGAAGGCCCTGGAGAGCTTCGAGAAGGCCCTGCGCTATGCCCACAACAACGACGACGCCATGCTAGAGTGCCGCGTGTGCTGCAGCCTGGGCAGCTTTTACGCTCAGGTCAAG GACTACGAGAAAGCCCTGTTCTTCCCCTGCAAGGCTGCAGAGCTCGTCAACGACTACGGCAAAGGCTGGAGCCTCAAGTACCGGGCCATGAGCCAGTATCACATGGCTGTAGCGTATCGCCTGCTGGGCCACCTGGGCAGCGCCATGGAGTGCTGTGAG GAGTCTATGAAGATCGCGCTGCAGCACGGGGACCGTCCGCTGCAGGCTCTCTGCCTGCTCTGCTTTGCTGACATCCACCGGAGCCGTGGGGACCTGCAG ACGGCCTTCCCCAGGTACGACTCCGCCATGAGCATCATGACCGAGATCGGGAACCGCCTGGGGCAGGTGCAGGTGTTGCTGGGCGTGGCCAAGTGCTGGGTGGCCAGGAAGGCGCTGGACAAG GCTCTGGATGCCATTGAGAGAGCCCAGGACCTGGCtgaggaggtggggaacaag CTGGGCCAGCTGAAGCTGCACTGCCTGAGCGAGGGCATCTACCGCAGCAAAGGGCTGCAGCGGGAGCTGCGTGCCCACGTCGTGCGCTTCCACGAGTGCGTGGAGGAGACCGAGCTCTACTGCGGCCTGTGCGGCGAGTCCATCGGCGAGAAGAACAGCCGTCTGCAGGCCCTGCCCTGCTCCCACATCTTCCACCTCAG GTGCCTGCAGAACAACGGGACCCGAAGCTGCCCCAACTGCCGCCGCTCGTCCATGAAGCCCGGCTTCGTGTGA